A region from the Drosophila bipectinata strain 14024-0381.07 chromosome 3R, DbipHiC1v2, whole genome shotgun sequence genome encodes:
- the Best1 gene encoding bestrophin homolog 2 isoform X2: MTITYTGEVATCRGFGCFLKLLLRWRGSIYKLVWLDLLAFLTIYYAINMVYRFALNDAQKTTFEAIVMYCDSYSELIPLSFVLGFYVSIVMTRWWNQYTSIPWPDPIAVFVSSNVHGQDERGRVMRRTIMRYVCLCLTMVLANVSPRVKKRFPGLNNLVEAGLLNDNERTIIETMNKAFPRPSKHWLPIVWAASIITRARKEGRIRDDFAVKTIIDELNKFRGQCGLLISYDTISVPLVYTQVVTLAVYSYFLTCCMGKQWTDGKMVGNTSTLNKVDLYFPVFTTLQFFFYMGWLKVAESLINPFGEDDDDFEVNWMVDRNLQVSYLIVDEMHHDHPELLKDQYWDEVFPNELPYTIAAERFRENHPEPSTAKIEVPKNAAMPSNMSSVRIDEMVGNTNGGNTAAAPDVKPPGTTPVQVSGQSELPQSVQSVTYDFPKGSPDEEADDASGIHFSAGNGKMRLGSSPSLVSVSGTLSRVNTVASALKRFLSRDDSRPGSATPSEDQKPYRFPASASSASLTGNVGSATSAGKPPGSLRITQQVIEEVDEQATITSMRANEPRPNIMDIFAPTSTSAGTAPLQPPPAHSEPVDIPQRPPTYSRAQSQYEPTLFPPGGVDALLSTSAPAGGSPSMLSTAATAPSSPVGDSSKSLYDPQNAASRETVENIDLRASQDLLVNAGAAEPEVDEGDDFEKLKAAREKEKLMRQQKNLARTISTAPGVDPTAVPLVPVIPVAVPVPQANLPEIPSSADLLAGGELVPSSTMKSEDAINGS, from the exons ATGACAATTACGTACACAGGTGAAGTGGCCACTTGCCGGGGCTTTGGCTGCTTTCTCAAGTTACTGCTCAG ATGGAGAGGAAGTATCTACAAGCTAGTGTGGCTGGATCTGCTGGCCTTCCTAACTATTTACTATGCGATCAACATGGTGTATCGCTTTGCCCTAAACGATGCCCAAAAAAC TACCTTCGAAGCCATTGTTATGTACTGCGACAGCTACAGCGAACTGATCCCGCTTTCATTCGTTCTGGGCTTCTATGTGTCCATTGTGATGACCCGGTGGTGGAACCAGTACACCTCCATTCCCTGGCCAGACCCCATTGCAGTCTTTGTCAGCTCCAATGTTCATGGCCAGGACGAACGAGGTCGTGTGATGCGGCGCACAATCATGCGATACGTCTGCCTCTGCCTTACCATGGTCCTGGCCAACGTCTCCCCGAGGGTGAAAAAGCGGTTCCCCGGTCTGAACAACCTGGTGGAGGCCGGCCTTCTCAACGACAACGAGCGGACCATCATCGAGACCATGAACAAGGCCTTCCCGAGACCTTCGAAGCACTGGCTGCCCATCGTCTGGGCCGCCAGCATCATCACAAGAGCCAGGAAAGAGGGTCGCATCCGAGACGATTTCGCCGTGAAGACGATCATCGACGAGCTGAACAAGTTCCGAGGCCAGTGCGGCCTGCTCATCAGCTACGACACGATCAGTGTGCCCCTGGTGTACACCCAGGTGGTCACCCTGGCGGTCTACTCCTACTTCCTGACGTGCTGCATGGGCAAGCAGTGGACCGACGGCAAGATGGTGGGCAACACCTCCACCTTGAACAAGGTGGACCTGTACTTCCCAGTCTTCACCACGCTGCAGTTCTTCTTCTACATGGGATGGCTCAAGGTGGCCGAGTCTCTGATCAATCCTTTCGGCGAGGATGATGACGATTTCGAG GTAAACTGGATGGTGGACCGTAATCTGCAAGTCTCCTATCTGATCGTTGACGAGATGCACCACGACCATCCGGAGCTGCTGAAGGATCAGTACTGGGACGAGGTGTTCCCCAACGAGCTGCCCTACACCATTGCCGCTGAGAGGTTCCGCGAAAACCACCCAGAACCGTCCACTGCCAAGATCGAGGTGCCCAAGAACGCGGCCATGCCCTCGAACATGTCCAGCGTTCGCATCGATGAAATGGTTGGTAATACTAACGGCGGCAACACCGCCGCCGCTCCGGATGTAAAACCGCCGGGTACGACTCCGGTTCAGGTCTCGGGGCAATCCGAGCTGCCGCAAAGCGTGCAGTCCGTTACCTATGATTTCCCAAAGGGCTCGCCAGATGAGGAG GCGGATGATGCCAGTGGCATACACTTCTCGGCGGGCAACGGAAAGATGCGACTTGGCTCCTCGCCGTCGCTGGTTAGTGTTTCGGGCACCCTTTCCCGGGTGAACACTGTGGCCTCGGCGCTTAAGCGATTCCTGAGTCGCGACGATAGCAggccgggatcggccacgCCCAGTGAGGACCAGAAACCCTACCGTTTCCCAGCCAGCGCCAGTTCAGCCAGCCTCACCGGCAATGTGGGATCAGCGACATCGGCAGGAAAACCGCCGGGCAGCTTGAGAATTACCCAGCAGGTCATCGAGGAGGTGGACGAGCAGGCCACCATTACGTCCATGAGAGCCAACGAACCGCGCCCGAATATCATGGATATCTTTGCTCCGACGTCTACGTCCGCAGGAACTGCCCCCCTGCAACCTCCTCCTGCCCACTCCGAACCCGTCGACATACCACAAAGGCCTCCAACCTACAGCCGAGCCCAATCCCAGTACGAGCCCACTCTGTTCCCGCCCGGTGGCGTGGACGCCCTGCTCAGCACATCGGCTCCCGCCGGTGGAAGCCCGTCTATGCTCTCCACGGCCGCCACGGCACCCAGTTCCCCCGTGGGAGATAGCTCCAAGTCCCTGTACGATCCCCAGAATGCTGCCAGCCGGGAGACGG TGGAAAATATCGATCTGCGGGCTTCGCAAGACCTTCTGGTCAATGCGGGAGCTGCCGAGCCGGAAGTGGACGAGGGCGATGATTTCGAGAAGCTGAAGGCTGCTCGCGAAAAGGAGAAGCTGATgcgccaacaaaaaaatctgGCCAGGACTATAAGCACGGCCCCTGGAGTGGATCCTACGGCCGTGCCCTTGGTCCCGGTTATCCCAGTGGCTGTTCCAGTGCCTCAAGCGAATCTACCAGAAATCCCCTCCAGTGCCGACCTCCTGGCTGGCGGAGAACTCGTCCCAAGTTCGACGATGAAGTCGGAGGATGCCATTAATGGCAGTTGA
- the Best1 gene encoding bestrophin homolog 2 isoform X1 — translation MTITYTGEVATCRGFGCFLKLLLRWRGSIYKLVWLDLLAFLTIYYAINMVYRFALNDAQKTTFEAIVMYCDSYSELIPLSFVLGFYVSIVMTRWWNQYTSIPWPDPIAVFVSSNVHGQDERGRVMRRTIMRYVCLCLTMVLANVSPRVKKRFPGLNNLVEAGLLNDNERTIIETMNKAFPRPSKHWLPIVWAASIITRARKEGRIRDDFAVKTIIDELNKFRGQCGLLISYDTISVPLVYTQVVTLAVYSYFLTCCMGKQWTDGKMVGNTSTLNKVDLYFPVFTTLQFFFYMGWLKVAESLINPFGEDDDDFEVNWMVDRNLQVSYLIVDEMHHDHPELLKDQYWDEVFPNELPYTIAAERFRENHPEPSTAKIEVPKNAAMPSNMSSVRIDEMVGNTNGGNTAAAPDVKPPGTTPVQVSGQSELPQSVQSVTYDFPKGSPDEEADDASGIHFSAGNGKMRLGSSPSLVSVSGTLSRVNTVASALKRFLSRDDSRPGSATPSEDQKPYRFPASASSASLTGNVGSATSAGKPPGSLRITQQVIEEVDEQATITSMRANEPRPNIMDIFAPTSTSAGTAPLQPPPAHSEPVDIPQRPPTYSRAQSQYEPTLFPPGGVDALLSTSAPAGGSPSMLSTAATAPSSPVGDSSKSLYDPQNAASRETERPDAPQVFRWFITPVENIDLRASQDLLVNAGAAEPEVDEGDDFEKLKAAREKEKLMRQQKNLARTISTAPGVDPTAVPLVPVIPVAVPVPQANLPEIPSSADLLAGGELVPSSTMKSEDAINGS, via the exons ATGACAATTACGTACACAGGTGAAGTGGCCACTTGCCGGGGCTTTGGCTGCTTTCTCAAGTTACTGCTCAG ATGGAGAGGAAGTATCTACAAGCTAGTGTGGCTGGATCTGCTGGCCTTCCTAACTATTTACTATGCGATCAACATGGTGTATCGCTTTGCCCTAAACGATGCCCAAAAAAC TACCTTCGAAGCCATTGTTATGTACTGCGACAGCTACAGCGAACTGATCCCGCTTTCATTCGTTCTGGGCTTCTATGTGTCCATTGTGATGACCCGGTGGTGGAACCAGTACACCTCCATTCCCTGGCCAGACCCCATTGCAGTCTTTGTCAGCTCCAATGTTCATGGCCAGGACGAACGAGGTCGTGTGATGCGGCGCACAATCATGCGATACGTCTGCCTCTGCCTTACCATGGTCCTGGCCAACGTCTCCCCGAGGGTGAAAAAGCGGTTCCCCGGTCTGAACAACCTGGTGGAGGCCGGCCTTCTCAACGACAACGAGCGGACCATCATCGAGACCATGAACAAGGCCTTCCCGAGACCTTCGAAGCACTGGCTGCCCATCGTCTGGGCCGCCAGCATCATCACAAGAGCCAGGAAAGAGGGTCGCATCCGAGACGATTTCGCCGTGAAGACGATCATCGACGAGCTGAACAAGTTCCGAGGCCAGTGCGGCCTGCTCATCAGCTACGACACGATCAGTGTGCCCCTGGTGTACACCCAGGTGGTCACCCTGGCGGTCTACTCCTACTTCCTGACGTGCTGCATGGGCAAGCAGTGGACCGACGGCAAGATGGTGGGCAACACCTCCACCTTGAACAAGGTGGACCTGTACTTCCCAGTCTTCACCACGCTGCAGTTCTTCTTCTACATGGGATGGCTCAAGGTGGCCGAGTCTCTGATCAATCCTTTCGGCGAGGATGATGACGATTTCGAG GTAAACTGGATGGTGGACCGTAATCTGCAAGTCTCCTATCTGATCGTTGACGAGATGCACCACGACCATCCGGAGCTGCTGAAGGATCAGTACTGGGACGAGGTGTTCCCCAACGAGCTGCCCTACACCATTGCCGCTGAGAGGTTCCGCGAAAACCACCCAGAACCGTCCACTGCCAAGATCGAGGTGCCCAAGAACGCGGCCATGCCCTCGAACATGTCCAGCGTTCGCATCGATGAAATGGTTGGTAATACTAACGGCGGCAACACCGCCGCCGCTCCGGATGTAAAACCGCCGGGTACGACTCCGGTTCAGGTCTCGGGGCAATCCGAGCTGCCGCAAAGCGTGCAGTCCGTTACCTATGATTTCCCAAAGGGCTCGCCAGATGAGGAG GCGGATGATGCCAGTGGCATACACTTCTCGGCGGGCAACGGAAAGATGCGACTTGGCTCCTCGCCGTCGCTGGTTAGTGTTTCGGGCACCCTTTCCCGGGTGAACACTGTGGCCTCGGCGCTTAAGCGATTCCTGAGTCGCGACGATAGCAggccgggatcggccacgCCCAGTGAGGACCAGAAACCCTACCGTTTCCCAGCCAGCGCCAGTTCAGCCAGCCTCACCGGCAATGTGGGATCAGCGACATCGGCAGGAAAACCGCCGGGCAGCTTGAGAATTACCCAGCAGGTCATCGAGGAGGTGGACGAGCAGGCCACCATTACGTCCATGAGAGCCAACGAACCGCGCCCGAATATCATGGATATCTTTGCTCCGACGTCTACGTCCGCAGGAACTGCCCCCCTGCAACCTCCTCCTGCCCACTCCGAACCCGTCGACATACCACAAAGGCCTCCAACCTACAGCCGAGCCCAATCCCAGTACGAGCCCACTCTGTTCCCGCCCGGTGGCGTGGACGCCCTGCTCAGCACATCGGCTCCCGCCGGTGGAAGCCCGTCTATGCTCTCCACGGCCGCCACGGCACCCAGTTCCCCCGTGGGAGATAGCTCCAAGTCCCTGTACGATCCCCAGAATGCTGCCAGCCGGGAGACGG AGAGGCCCGATGCCCCGCAGGTTTTCAGGTGGTTCATCACGCCCG TGGAAAATATCGATCTGCGGGCTTCGCAAGACCTTCTGGTCAATGCGGGAGCTGCCGAGCCGGAAGTGGACGAGGGCGATGATTTCGAGAAGCTGAAGGCTGCTCGCGAAAAGGAGAAGCTGATgcgccaacaaaaaaatctgGCCAGGACTATAAGCACGGCCCCTGGAGTGGATCCTACGGCCGTGCCCTTGGTCCCGGTTATCCCAGTGGCTGTTCCAGTGCCTCAAGCGAATCTACCAGAAATCCCCTCCAGTGCCGACCTCCTGGCTGGCGGAGAACTCGTCCCAAGTTCGACGATGAAGTCGGAGGATGCCATTAATGGCAGTTGA
- the Best1 gene encoding bestrophin-2 isoform X3 — translation MTITYTGEVATCRGFGCFLKLLLRWRGSIYKLVWLDLLAFLTIYYAINMVYRFALNDAQKTTFEAIVMYCDSYSELIPLSFVLGFYVSIVMTRWWNQYTSIPWPDPIAVFVSSNVHGQDERGRVMRRTIMRYVCLCLTMVLANVSPRVKKRFPGLNNLVEAGLLNDNERTIIETMNKAFPRPSKHWLPIVWAASIITRARKEGRIRDDFAVKTIIDELNKFRGQCGLLISYDTISVPLVYTQVVTLAVYSYFLTCCMGKQWTDGKMVGNTSTLNKVDLYFPVFTTLQFFFYMGWLKVAESLINPFGEDDDDFEVNWMVDRNLQVSYLIVDEMHHDHPELLKDQYWDEVFPNELPYTIAAERFRENHPEPSTAKIEVPKNAAMPSNMSSVRIDEMADDASGIHFSAGNGKMRLGSSPSLVSVSGTLSRVNTVASALKRFLSRDDSRPGSATPSEDQKPYRFPASASSASLTGNVGSATSAGKPPGSLRITQQVIEEVDEQATITSMRANEPRPNIMDIFAPTSTSAGTAPLQPPPAHSEPVDIPQRPPTYSRAQSQYEPTLFPPGGVDALLSTSAPAGGSPSMLSTAATAPSSPVGDSSKSLYDPQNAASRETERPDAPQVFRWFITPVENIDLRASQDLLVNAGAAEPEVDEGDDFEKLKAAREKEKLMRQQKNLARTISTAPGVDPTAVPLVPVIPVAVPVPQANLPEIPSSADLLAGGELVPSSTMKSEDAINGS, via the exons ATGACAATTACGTACACAGGTGAAGTGGCCACTTGCCGGGGCTTTGGCTGCTTTCTCAAGTTACTGCTCAG ATGGAGAGGAAGTATCTACAAGCTAGTGTGGCTGGATCTGCTGGCCTTCCTAACTATTTACTATGCGATCAACATGGTGTATCGCTTTGCCCTAAACGATGCCCAAAAAAC TACCTTCGAAGCCATTGTTATGTACTGCGACAGCTACAGCGAACTGATCCCGCTTTCATTCGTTCTGGGCTTCTATGTGTCCATTGTGATGACCCGGTGGTGGAACCAGTACACCTCCATTCCCTGGCCAGACCCCATTGCAGTCTTTGTCAGCTCCAATGTTCATGGCCAGGACGAACGAGGTCGTGTGATGCGGCGCACAATCATGCGATACGTCTGCCTCTGCCTTACCATGGTCCTGGCCAACGTCTCCCCGAGGGTGAAAAAGCGGTTCCCCGGTCTGAACAACCTGGTGGAGGCCGGCCTTCTCAACGACAACGAGCGGACCATCATCGAGACCATGAACAAGGCCTTCCCGAGACCTTCGAAGCACTGGCTGCCCATCGTCTGGGCCGCCAGCATCATCACAAGAGCCAGGAAAGAGGGTCGCATCCGAGACGATTTCGCCGTGAAGACGATCATCGACGAGCTGAACAAGTTCCGAGGCCAGTGCGGCCTGCTCATCAGCTACGACACGATCAGTGTGCCCCTGGTGTACACCCAGGTGGTCACCCTGGCGGTCTACTCCTACTTCCTGACGTGCTGCATGGGCAAGCAGTGGACCGACGGCAAGATGGTGGGCAACACCTCCACCTTGAACAAGGTGGACCTGTACTTCCCAGTCTTCACCACGCTGCAGTTCTTCTTCTACATGGGATGGCTCAAGGTGGCCGAGTCTCTGATCAATCCTTTCGGCGAGGATGATGACGATTTCGAG GTAAACTGGATGGTGGACCGTAATCTGCAAGTCTCCTATCTGATCGTTGACGAGATGCACCACGACCATCCGGAGCTGCTGAAGGATCAGTACTGGGACGAGGTGTTCCCCAACGAGCTGCCCTACACCATTGCCGCTGAGAGGTTCCGCGAAAACCACCCAGAACCGTCCACTGCCAAGATCGAGGTGCCCAAGAACGCGGCCATGCCCTCGAACATGTCCAGCGTTCGCATCGATGAAATG GCGGATGATGCCAGTGGCATACACTTCTCGGCGGGCAACGGAAAGATGCGACTTGGCTCCTCGCCGTCGCTGGTTAGTGTTTCGGGCACCCTTTCCCGGGTGAACACTGTGGCCTCGGCGCTTAAGCGATTCCTGAGTCGCGACGATAGCAggccgggatcggccacgCCCAGTGAGGACCAGAAACCCTACCGTTTCCCAGCCAGCGCCAGTTCAGCCAGCCTCACCGGCAATGTGGGATCAGCGACATCGGCAGGAAAACCGCCGGGCAGCTTGAGAATTACCCAGCAGGTCATCGAGGAGGTGGACGAGCAGGCCACCATTACGTCCATGAGAGCCAACGAACCGCGCCCGAATATCATGGATATCTTTGCTCCGACGTCTACGTCCGCAGGAACTGCCCCCCTGCAACCTCCTCCTGCCCACTCCGAACCCGTCGACATACCACAAAGGCCTCCAACCTACAGCCGAGCCCAATCCCAGTACGAGCCCACTCTGTTCCCGCCCGGTGGCGTGGACGCCCTGCTCAGCACATCGGCTCCCGCCGGTGGAAGCCCGTCTATGCTCTCCACGGCCGCCACGGCACCCAGTTCCCCCGTGGGAGATAGCTCCAAGTCCCTGTACGATCCCCAGAATGCTGCCAGCCGGGAGACGG AGAGGCCCGATGCCCCGCAGGTTTTCAGGTGGTTCATCACGCCCG TGGAAAATATCGATCTGCGGGCTTCGCAAGACCTTCTGGTCAATGCGGGAGCTGCCGAGCCGGAAGTGGACGAGGGCGATGATTTCGAGAAGCTGAAGGCTGCTCGCGAAAAGGAGAAGCTGATgcgccaacaaaaaaatctgGCCAGGACTATAAGCACGGCCCCTGGAGTGGATCCTACGGCCGTGCCCTTGGTCCCGGTTATCCCAGTGGCTGTTCCAGTGCCTCAAGCGAATCTACCAGAAATCCCCTCCAGTGCCGACCTCCTGGCTGGCGGAGAACTCGTCCCAAGTTCGACGATGAAGTCGGAGGATGCCATTAATGGCAGTTGA
- the LOC108121609 gene encoding zinc finger protein weckle produces MSSLPGTESPSSDATIWRRWCRLCAKDHPNNRNAYYPKDEGESWSNTLAMAIGKYFWVDIKQEDELSNHLCTECFTLIERLIEFSERVRRVQTLFNKLSNLNPGTSANFESLRTECGLVSSEWKHVMSRAVEESEPLKTSDGARKLEELVAELEVEASEEMGTLDYIEDEEDAHFEDEEFKESEIIDMEENIKADGQVAMKPNESVSDEDEFLEDLGLIIEEDEDEDEDEEEEEPLYEPTTYKCNICSKTYKKHKAFQRHMEEIHHTPPSESPQLECDQCGLSFSRASQLNAHYRTHQSSKEKQDNCCPHCNKNFTTVGTLKRHIEGVHKQIKPYECALCGKGFKYLTGLKEHKLVHTDDCPFECPVCRRRFKNKARLKIHSDIHSSNIYECTICGMKLKTRRTFNKHKLVHSDERQFKCDVCGASFKRSKTLKSHLILHTGIRPYKCNFCGRDFSNGSNCRSHKRQTHPEELAEEEKRGISRSTLLPLMDELTKASKLIKTPAKRSKAKKIASKSPVLTTPSPSKNPDDVIVYELVQELAFS; encoded by the exons ATGTCCAGCCTACCAGGAACCGAGTCGCCTTCTAGTGATGCTACAATCTGGCGCCGTTGGTGCCGCCTTTGCGCCAAGGATCATCCCAACAACAGAAACGCTTACTATCCGAAGGACGAAGGAGAATCTTGGTCGAATACACTGGCAATGGCCATTGGAAAGTACTTTTGGGTGGAT ATTAAACAGGAGGACGAGCTGAGCAATCATCTGTGCACCGAGTGTTTCACCTTGATAGAGCGCCTTATCGAATTCTCAGAGAGAGTCCGCCGTGTTCAGACGCTTTTCAACAAGCTGTCAAACCTAAATCCAGGAACCTCAGCAAATTTTGAGAGCCTCCGAACGGAGTGCGGCTTGGTCTCCAGCGAGTGGAAGCATGTTATGTCCCGCGCAGTTGAGGAGTCGGAGCCCCTAAAGACCAGCGATGGGGCTCGAAAACTAGAGGAGCTTGTCGCTGAGCTGGAGGTGGAGGCCTCTGAGGAAATGGGAACTCTAGATTACATAGAAGACGAAGAGGAtgcacattttgaagatgAAGAGTTCAAAGAGTCGGAGATTATTGATATGGAGGAGAACATTAAAGCTGACGGTCAAGTGGCAATGAAACCAAACGAGAGTGTTTCAGATGAGGACGAATTTTTGGAAGATCTAGGCCTAATAATAGAGGAAGATGAggacgaggatgaggatgaggaagAGGAAGAGCCATTGTATGAACCAACCACATACAAGTGTAACATTTGCAGCAAAACCTACAAAAAGCACAAA GCCTTTCAACGCCACATGGAAGAGATCCACCACACACCACCGTCGGAATCGCCGCAGCTCGAATGTGATCAGTGCGGTTTGAGCTTTAGTAGGGCTTCCCAGTTAAATGCTCACTATCGCACCCACCAGTCTAGCAAAGAGAAACAGGACAACTGCTGCCCGCACTGCAATAAGAACTTCACCACGGTGGGCACGCTGAAGAGGCATATAGAGGGAGTCCACAAGCAGATCAAGCCGTACGAATGCGCTCTTTGCGGCAAGGGCTTCAAGTATCTAACCGGACTCAAGGAGCACAAGCTTGTTCACACCGACGACTGCCCCTTCGAGTGCCCGGTTTGCCGCCGGAGGTTTAAGAACAAGGCGAGATTAAAG ATCCATTCCGACATTCACAGCTCCAACATTTACGAGTGCACCATATGTGGGATGAAGCTCAAGACCCGCAGAACATTCAACAAACACAAGTTGGTCCATTCGGACGAAAGGCAATTCAAGTGCGATGTCTGCGGCGCCTCGTTCAAGAGAAGCAAGACCCTGAAGTCCCATCTCATTTTGCACACTGGCATTCGACCGTACAAGTGCAACTTCTGCGGCAGGGACTTCTCGAATGGATCCAACTGCCGGTCGCACAAGCGGCAGACTCATCCTGAGGAGCTGGCCGAAGAGGAGAAGAGGGGAATATCTCGGTCCACTCTCCTGCCCCTGATGGACGAACTGACCAAGGC GTCCAAGCTCATCAAGACCCCAGCCAAACGCAGCAAAGCGAAGAAAATTGCCAGCAAAAGTCCAGTGCTGACCACCCCATCCCCATCAAAAAACCCGGATGATGTTATCGTCTACGAGCTCGTGCAGGAGCTAGCCTTTTCCTAA
- the Best1 gene encoding bestrophin-2 isoform X4 codes for MTITYTGEVATCRGFGCFLKLLLRWRGSIYKLVWLDLLAFLTIYYAINMVYRFALNDAQKTTFEAIVMYCDSYSELIPLSFVLGFYVSIVMTRWWNQYTSIPWPDPIAVFVSSNVHGQDERGRVMRRTIMRYVCLCLTMVLANVSPRVKKRFPGLNNLVEAGLLNDNERTIIETMNKAFPRPSKHWLPIVWAASIITRARKEGRIRDDFAVKTIIDELNKFRGQCGLLISYDTISVPLVYTQVVTLAVYSYFLTCCMGKQWTDGKMVGNTSTLNKVDLYFPVFTTLQFFFYMGWLKVAESLINPFGEDDDDFEVNWMVDRNLQVSYLIVDEMHHDHPELLKDQYWDEVFPNELPYTIAAERFRENHPEPSTAKIEVPKNAAMPSNMSSVRIDEMADDASGIHFSAGNGKMRLGSSPSLVSVSGTLSRVNTVASALKRFLSRDDSRPGSATPSEDQKPYRFPASASSASLTGNVGSATSAGKPPGSLRITQQVIEEVDEQATITSMRANEPRPNIMDIFAPTSTSAGTAPLQPPPAHSEPVDIPQRPPTYSRAQSQYEPTLFPPGGVDALLSTSAPAGGSPSMLSTAATAPSSPVGDSSKSLYDPQNAASRETVENIDLRASQDLLVNAGAAEPEVDEGDDFEKLKAAREKEKLMRQQKNLARTISTAPGVDPTAVPLVPVIPVAVPVPQANLPEIPSSADLLAGGELVPSSTMKSEDAINGS; via the exons ATGACAATTACGTACACAGGTGAAGTGGCCACTTGCCGGGGCTTTGGCTGCTTTCTCAAGTTACTGCTCAG ATGGAGAGGAAGTATCTACAAGCTAGTGTGGCTGGATCTGCTGGCCTTCCTAACTATTTACTATGCGATCAACATGGTGTATCGCTTTGCCCTAAACGATGCCCAAAAAAC TACCTTCGAAGCCATTGTTATGTACTGCGACAGCTACAGCGAACTGATCCCGCTTTCATTCGTTCTGGGCTTCTATGTGTCCATTGTGATGACCCGGTGGTGGAACCAGTACACCTCCATTCCCTGGCCAGACCCCATTGCAGTCTTTGTCAGCTCCAATGTTCATGGCCAGGACGAACGAGGTCGTGTGATGCGGCGCACAATCATGCGATACGTCTGCCTCTGCCTTACCATGGTCCTGGCCAACGTCTCCCCGAGGGTGAAAAAGCGGTTCCCCGGTCTGAACAACCTGGTGGAGGCCGGCCTTCTCAACGACAACGAGCGGACCATCATCGAGACCATGAACAAGGCCTTCCCGAGACCTTCGAAGCACTGGCTGCCCATCGTCTGGGCCGCCAGCATCATCACAAGAGCCAGGAAAGAGGGTCGCATCCGAGACGATTTCGCCGTGAAGACGATCATCGACGAGCTGAACAAGTTCCGAGGCCAGTGCGGCCTGCTCATCAGCTACGACACGATCAGTGTGCCCCTGGTGTACACCCAGGTGGTCACCCTGGCGGTCTACTCCTACTTCCTGACGTGCTGCATGGGCAAGCAGTGGACCGACGGCAAGATGGTGGGCAACACCTCCACCTTGAACAAGGTGGACCTGTACTTCCCAGTCTTCACCACGCTGCAGTTCTTCTTCTACATGGGATGGCTCAAGGTGGCCGAGTCTCTGATCAATCCTTTCGGCGAGGATGATGACGATTTCGAG GTAAACTGGATGGTGGACCGTAATCTGCAAGTCTCCTATCTGATCGTTGACGAGATGCACCACGACCATCCGGAGCTGCTGAAGGATCAGTACTGGGACGAGGTGTTCCCCAACGAGCTGCCCTACACCATTGCCGCTGAGAGGTTCCGCGAAAACCACCCAGAACCGTCCACTGCCAAGATCGAGGTGCCCAAGAACGCGGCCATGCCCTCGAACATGTCCAGCGTTCGCATCGATGAAATG GCGGATGATGCCAGTGGCATACACTTCTCGGCGGGCAACGGAAAGATGCGACTTGGCTCCTCGCCGTCGCTGGTTAGTGTTTCGGGCACCCTTTCCCGGGTGAACACTGTGGCCTCGGCGCTTAAGCGATTCCTGAGTCGCGACGATAGCAggccgggatcggccacgCCCAGTGAGGACCAGAAACCCTACCGTTTCCCAGCCAGCGCCAGTTCAGCCAGCCTCACCGGCAATGTGGGATCAGCGACATCGGCAGGAAAACCGCCGGGCAGCTTGAGAATTACCCAGCAGGTCATCGAGGAGGTGGACGAGCAGGCCACCATTACGTCCATGAGAGCCAACGAACCGCGCCCGAATATCATGGATATCTTTGCTCCGACGTCTACGTCCGCAGGAACTGCCCCCCTGCAACCTCCTCCTGCCCACTCCGAACCCGTCGACATACCACAAAGGCCTCCAACCTACAGCCGAGCCCAATCCCAGTACGAGCCCACTCTGTTCCCGCCCGGTGGCGTGGACGCCCTGCTCAGCACATCGGCTCCCGCCGGTGGAAGCCCGTCTATGCTCTCCACGGCCGCCACGGCACCCAGTTCCCCCGTGGGAGATAGCTCCAAGTCCCTGTACGATCCCCAGAATGCTGCCAGCCGGGAGACGG TGGAAAATATCGATCTGCGGGCTTCGCAAGACCTTCTGGTCAATGCGGGAGCTGCCGAGCCGGAAGTGGACGAGGGCGATGATTTCGAGAAGCTGAAGGCTGCTCGCGAAAAGGAGAAGCTGATgcgccaacaaaaaaatctgGCCAGGACTATAAGCACGGCCCCTGGAGTGGATCCTACGGCCGTGCCCTTGGTCCCGGTTATCCCAGTGGCTGTTCCAGTGCCTCAAGCGAATCTACCAGAAATCCCCTCCAGTGCCGACCTCCTGGCTGGCGGAGAACTCGTCCCAAGTTCGACGATGAAGTCGGAGGATGCCATTAATGGCAGTTGA